One window from the genome of Pseudanabaena yagii GIHE-NHR1 encodes:
- a CDS encoding histone deacetylase family protein, with translation MISVIYSDRFLLHKTCDRHPERPERLQAVTQALQEQVDNLLIQWVEPTYRDLRQYLSRFHSSIYLQKVEDMANQGGGNFYEDTFVSPDSFDVAMLAVSAWMDGVDLTLKTGCPSFALTRPPGHHALKDTGMGFCLFANAAIAAHYALEQPKVERVAILDWDVHHGNGTQEMVENNPQIAFCSIHQSPFFPFTGREEERGVCNNVLNIRVKQGSSIKEYKPIFEERVIPFLSSFQPNLLIVSAGYDANEADSLGWIKLQPEDYGVFTKLCLEITPKIVFGLEGGYELNSLSQSVIQTINACASICR, from the coding sequence ATGATTTCAGTGATTTACAGCGATAGGTTCCTCTTACATAAGACTTGCGATCGTCATCCAGAAAGACCAGAGAGATTGCAGGCAGTCACACAAGCACTACAGGAACAAGTGGATAATCTACTCATACAATGGGTTGAGCCAACTTATCGAGATTTACGTCAGTATTTAAGCCGTTTTCATAGCAGTATCTATCTCCAAAAAGTAGAAGATATGGCAAATCAAGGAGGAGGCAACTTCTATGAAGATACGTTTGTCTCACCCGATAGTTTTGATGTGGCTATGTTGGCTGTTAGTGCTTGGATGGATGGAGTCGATCTAACTTTGAAAACTGGTTGCCCTTCTTTTGCTTTAACACGTCCTCCTGGACATCATGCCTTAAAAGATACTGGAATGGGCTTTTGCTTATTTGCCAATGCTGCGATCGCTGCCCATTATGCATTGGAACAACCTAAAGTTGAAAGAGTAGCGATCTTGGATTGGGATGTTCATCATGGGAATGGGACTCAAGAGATGGTAGAAAATAATCCTCAAATTGCTTTTTGCTCAATTCATCAATCTCCATTTTTCCCCTTTACAGGCAGAGAGGAAGAAAGAGGAGTTTGTAATAACGTTTTAAATATTCGAGTCAAGCAAGGGTCTTCTATAAAAGAATACAAACCGATTTTTGAAGAAAGAGTAATACCATTTTTGTCTAGCTTTCAACCTAACTTACTTATAGTCAGTGCAGGTTATGATGCTAATGAAGCGGATTCTCTGGGCTGGATAAAACTTCAACCTGAAGATTACGGAGTATTTACAAAACTTTGTTTGGAAATAACGCCGAAGATTGTTTTTGGTTTGGAAGGAGGCTATGAACTAAACAGTCTATCTCAATCAGTTATACAGACCATCAATGCATGTGCGTCTATCTGTCGATGA